In Buchnera aphidicola (Floraphis choui), the genomic stretch GAAACTTGATAAGAAGGAATATTAACCATATTGTTATTTACTAAAATTGATTTATGACTTACTAATTGACGAGCCTCAGACCGCGTAGTAGCAAATCCTATTCTATATACTACATTATCTAAACGACTTTCCAATAAAATTAATAAATTTTCTCCTGTATTACCTTTTAATCTAACAGATTTCTTATAGTAATTTCGAAACTGTGATTCTAATATGCCATATAAACGCCGAACCTTTTGTTTTTCTCGTAATTGCATACCATAATCTGATAAACGCGATTTTTTAGAACCATGTTGACCTGGAAATTGTTCTAATTTACATTTGGAATCAATTGTTCGTATTCCAGACTTTAAAAATAAATCTGTTCCTTCTCTACGAGATAACTTTAACTTTGGCCCTAAATATCTTGCCACTTTTTATCTCCTAATCTAAAAATAATCTATACTCGACGTTTTTTAGGTGGACGACAACCATTATGAGGAATAGGAGTAACATCAGTAATGTTAGTAATACGGAAACCAGCAGAATTTAAAGCCCTAATTGTTGATTCTCTTCCTGGCCCAGGACCCTTTACCATTACTTCTAAATTTTTAACTCCATAATCTTTTACCATTTCTGAACAACGTTCAGCAGCAACTTGAGCTGCAAAAGGAGTAGATTTCCTTGATCCTCTAAAACCAGATCCTCCTGCAGTAGCCCATCCTAAAATATTCCCTTGTCTATCAGTGATAGACACAATAGTGTTATTAAAAGAAGCATGAATGTGTGCTATACCATCTAATATTTGTTGTTTAGTACGTTTTTTAATACGAACCGGTTCTTTTGCCATCATATAGACCTTATATTATTTTTTTACTAGTTTACGAAAATCTTTTCTAGTACGAGCATTAGTTTTAGTCCTTTGACCACGAACTGGAAGGTTTTTCCGATGACGTAATCCTCGATAACAACCAAGATCTACTAAGCGTTTTATATTTAAATTAGTTTCCCGACG encodes the following:
- the rpsD gene encoding 30S ribosomal protein S4; this translates as MARYLGPKLKLSRREGTDLFLKSGIRTIDSKCKLEQFPGQHGSKKSRLSDYGMQLREKQKVRRLYGILESQFRNYYKKSVRLKGNTGENLLILLESRLDNVVYRIGFATTRSEARQLVSHKSILVNNNMVNIPSYQVSCGDVISICKKSQKQSRVKASLELAEQREISSWIEINTSKMEGTFKQIPERSNLSAEINEHLIIELYSK
- the rpsK gene encoding 30S ribosomal protein S11, whose product is MAKEPVRIKKRTKQQILDGIAHIHASFNNTIVSITDRQGNILGWATAGGSGFRGSRKSTPFAAQVAAERCSEMVKDYGVKNLEVMVKGPGPGRESTIRALNSAGFRITNITDVTPIPHNGCRPPKKRRV